The DNA window TGCTCACCCGCGATGAGCTCAACCGCTGTCTCTTCCCGGTCGGCGATACGGAGAAGCCGCAGATTCGCGAGGAGGCCGCTGCGTACGGCTTTTCGACGGCCACGAAACCGGATTCCTACGACATCTGTTTTATCCCGGACGGCAACACGCAGGCCTTCCTCGGCCGCTCCATTGGCATGCGCCCCGGGCTGATCAAGGATCAGGACGGCACGGAGCTCAAGGAGCACGACGGCGCGTTCCAGTACACGATCGGCCAGCGCCGCGGACTGGATCTGCGAGTGCCGGCTGCCGACGGCAAGCCGCGCTACGTCACCGACGTGGACACGGAAACCGGCACCGTGACCGTGGGCCCCCGCGAGGCGCTCAAGGTCCACCAGATCACCGCGGACCGGCTCAAGGTGCTTCACCCGGTCATGGAGGGCGAGTTTGAGGCGAATGTGCAGATTCGGGCGCACGGTGGCGTCGTCAAGTGCACTGCGCGCATCGGTGACGACCGCATGACCCTTGACCTGCACACCCCGCTCGAGGGCGTGGCGCGCGGCCAGGCAGCGGTGCTTTACCTGCCGGATCCAGATGGCCTGGGCGATGTGGTGCTCGGCTCGGGAACAATCTGCGCGACGGCCTAGGACGCGCCGAACACGCAGGAGGCGATCAAGCGGTCGATGCCGCGGATATCGATCTCCTTGCCCAGGTTGATCTTGAAGTGGCCGACGTTGGTCCACAGCTCAAGTTCTGCGTTCCAGTCGAGCATCCTGCCGGCGTTTTCGGTCGACCACATGGTCACCGCTTTGAAGGGGATGGAATACATCTCGACCTTCTTGCCTGTCATGCCCTGCGCGTCGCGGATAATCAGGCGCTTGTTGGTAAACACGGCCGCGTCGCGGATTGTTTTGAACGCCTGGATAGCTTGTTCGCCGTGGGCGAGGATGTCCTGAATGTCGCTGGGGATAGGGCAGGGGGAGATGAAGGTCCAGCCCGTGAATTGTTCGAGAGCCATGCACAGAGCATACCCGCACGTCCGTATCATCGGTGCCGTGAATGCAACTGCTTTTGGGCTTGGGCCCTTGCCCGGCGCGGATCTCGCGCAAGCCGCCGACGTCGTGCTTTCCGAGTCTCCGCTGCCGCATATCCCGCAGCTGCCGGAGCGCGGGGTGGGTTCGGATGCAATCGGGCGCACCACCGCGCTGCTGGATATCCCGATCGCGCCCGGGCCCCGTGGTTGGCGCGTCGCTGCCCGCAAGCGTGCCGACGCCGACCGCATGGCCCGCGACCTCGACGCGCTCGAGGTGGCCTGGCACGGCAAAACCGACACGGTCAAGGTGCAGCTGGTCGGCCCGTTTACGCTCGCCGCTGAGGTGGAGATGCCCAATGGACACCGCATGATCACCGACGACGGCGCGCTGCGCGATCTCACCGACGCGCTACTCGAGGCCTGCGCCGCGCATCGTAGCGATGTCGCCTCCCGCTTCGGTTCAACCGTGCTGCAGCTCGACGAGCCGCTGTTGCCTGAGGTCACCGCCGGCACGCTCAAGGGCGCGACCGACTACGAAACCATCCGCGCTATCCACGAGCCGCAGGAAACCCTCGCGCGCTTCGGCGAACACCTGTTGCACACACCGAAGCTTCTCGACGACACCCCGTGGCTCACCGTTGACCCCCGCACCTGCGACAAGGACGCGCTGGCTCGCTTGTTGGACCAGGGCAGCCGCATCGCGATCCCGACAATGGCGCCGCGCGAGCTCTACTGCGTCTTCGACGAGCTGCAGATCGACCCGGCGCGCACCGTGATCGACGTGTATGCGGAGCCAGCGGACACGCTGGTTGCTACCGCGGCGAACTACCGTGCGGCCCGTGAGATGGCGGAAGAACTTAGCATGGAGGCATGAGCGAACCGCTGACGTGGAGTAAGAAGCGACGCGACTATTCGACAGGCGTTACGTTCGGGGCGATGTTCTTCGTCGTCTTCGGTCTGCTGTTGGACGACCTCGTTATGGGCGTTGTCATCGGCGTAGTGTTCTTCATTGTCTTCTCGAACCCCTCAGAAAAACAAGCGGTGTCCTTCGATGGGCAGACACTGCGCTTGGTAGAAGACGATGAAACCACAGAGGTGCCTGCAGAACACATCGAGACCGTGGACCTGACGGACGGCGACATGATCGTGCGGACCAAGACTGGGGAGGTACACGCGCTGGAGTCTGATGACGACGGGCTGCGCGCGTTCGTCGAAAAGCTGCGAGAGGAGCTTTAGCCCACCATCGGCCAGCCCATGCTCACGTTGGACGCGTCGCGCCCGCGGGATTCTAGCCACTTCTTCAGGTCGGTCTGGATGCGGTAGTTCTCCACGGCCTGGTATTCCATGAGCTCGTCGGTGTCCATCTCCGCGAGCTCCGGCCATACCTTGCGCACTTGCTTCCACGCGATACGCGCCGCTGCCATCGCGTCCGAGGTGGCCTCGTGCGCGTTGTCTAGGCGCACCCCGTAATGCTCGCACAGCGCGCCCAGGTTGCGCTTGCCCTTGCGGTAGCGGTTGCGCGCCCTATCG is part of the Corynebacterium imitans genome and encodes:
- a CDS encoding methionine synthase, with the translated sequence MNATAFGLGPLPGADLAQAADVVLSESPLPHIPQLPERGVGSDAIGRTTALLDIPIAPGPRGWRVAARKRADADRMARDLDALEVAWHGKTDTVKVQLVGPFTLAAEVEMPNGHRMITDDGALRDLTDALLEACAAHRSDVASRFGSTVLQLDEPLLPEVTAGTLKGATDYETIRAIHEPQETLARFGEHLLHTPKLLDDTPWLTVDPRTCDKDALARLLDQGSRIAIPTMAPRELYCVFDELQIDPARTVIDVYAEPADTLVATAANYRAAREMAEELSMEA
- the mnmA gene encoding tRNA 2-thiouridine(34) synthase MnmA, producing MRVLAAMSGGVDSSVAAARLVEQGHDVVGVHLALSKDAQQTRESARGCCSLEDSADARRVCDKLGIPFYVWDFSDRFKEDVIDNFVWSYEHGETPNPCLRCNEKIKFAALLERAVTLGFDAVATGHYAIIDDDGNLRRSTDPNKDQSYVLGVLTRDELNRCLFPVGDTEKPQIREEAAAYGFSTATKPDSYDICFIPDGNTQAFLGRSIGMRPGLIKDQDGTELKEHDGAFQYTIGQRRGLDLRVPAADGKPRYVTDVDTETGTVTVGPREALKVHQITADRLKVLHPVMEGEFEANVQIRAHGGVVKCTARIGDDRMTLDLHTPLEGVARGQAAVLYLPDPDGLGDVVLGSGTICATA
- a CDS encoding PH domain-containing protein, with the protein product MALEQFTGWTFISPCPIPSDIQDILAHGEQAIQAFKTIRDAAVFTNKRLIIRDAQGMTGKKVEMYSIPFKAVTMWSTENAGRMLDWNAELELWTNVGHFKINLGKEIDIRGIDRLIASCVFGAS